One window of the Eucalyptus grandis isolate ANBG69807.140 chromosome 6, ASM1654582v1, whole genome shotgun sequence genome contains the following:
- the LOC104455707 gene encoding zinc finger protein JAGGED-like, with product LSPVSSSGLSSIASFFSLLFVCCRRELENNSLDLNNLPEDYTRDGNKQVFEGSSSSSGCRKKKSDGKEECGKVYECRFCSLKFCKSQALGGHMNRHRQERETETLNKARQLVFGNDTLAAHPALPPHHHHLASCQSIPGGYHAATNVADPPLPFRSSMYPPPPPPRFFSASSSSSIVQPPPPYLYPSPPRLVAYPSHYNGNQHPAAGDNYSMGHVFGRSSSSHFGTLESNYTCIGAPVGEGFSAPGGGGRERSPQGQKEGSNWVSRLDPPSINRFHDGF from the exons CTATCCCCGGTCTCTTCTTCAGGACTAAGTTCtattgcttctttcttttctttgttgtttgtTTGTTGCAGGAGAGAGCTGGAAAACAACTCCTTAGACCTCAACAACTTGCCTGAGGATTACACTAGGGATGGTAATAAGCAAGTGTTTGAGGGTAGCAGCTCCTCATCAG GGtgcaggaaaaagaagagcGACGGAAAAGAAGAATGCGGAAAGGTCTACGAGTGTAGGTTCTGTTCCCTCAAGTTCTGCAAGTCTCAAGCTCTTGGCGGGCACATGAATCGCCACCGTCAAG agagagagactgagacACTGAACAAGGCTCGTCAGCTGGTCTTCGGTAACGATACCCTAGCCGCTCATCCAGCCCttcctcctcatcatcatcatctagc CAGCTGCCAATCGATACCGGGAGGCTATCACGCGGCGACCAACGTGGCAGATCCGCCGCTTCCATTCAGATCATCGATGtacccaccgccgccgccaccacgaTTCTTCTCGGCCTCCTCCTCATCTTCCATCGTCCAACCACCGCCGCCTTACCTATACCCGTCGCCGCCCCGCCTCGTGGCCTACCCTTCGCATTACAATGGCAACCAGCACCCGGCCGCCGGCGATAACTACTCGATGGGCCATGTGTTCGGCAGGAGCTCAAGCTCGCACTTTGGCACGCTGGAGTCGAACTACACCTGCATCGGGGCGCCGGTCGGAGAAGGGTTCAGTGCACCCGGGGGAGGTGGCAGGGAAAGGTCGCCGCAGGGTCAGAAGGAAGGATCGAATTGGGTGTCAAGATTGGATCCTCCCTCGATCAATCGGTTTCACGATGGGTTCTAA
- the LOC104455708 gene encoding calsequestrin-1-like → MDIFYNLLFRLPLEDINPLRGVLKRWKSTIDGRGPMGRDLARRFADLHSTSTILLCLSYIDDESIKPVPPTEDHFVLKSWIHLNLRNGDHEGDHEDGYDDNENGDDVDGEDDDGGDDEDKDGNDDGGDHKDGDNYRVHYDLEDGVVVGHKDKTL, encoded by the exons ATGGATATATTCTACAATCTCCTCTTCAGATTGCCACTTGAAGATATCAACCCACTGAGGGGCGTATTAAAGAGATGGAAGTCGACCATCGATGGCCGGGGCCCGATGGGCCGGGACTTGGCTAGGAGGTTTGCTGACCTCCACTCCACCTCCACCATCCTCCTCTGTCTCTCGTACATCGATGATGAGTCGATTAAACCCGTCCCTC CCACAGAGGATCACTTTGTGTTGAAGAGCTGGATTCACTTGAACCTTCGCAATGGCGACCATGAAGGAGACCATGAAGACGGCTATGATGATAATGAAAATGGTGATGATGTAGATGGCGAGGATGATGATGGAGGGGACGATGAAGATAAagatggcaatgatgatggagGAGACCATAAAGATGGTGACAATTATCGAGTACACTATGACCTTGAAGATGGAGTAGTAGTTGGGCACAAGGATAAGACACTATGA
- the LOC104453791 gene encoding 50S ribosomal protein L15, chloroplastic, with the protein MASLLSLSSAPLTRLAVVSNHPSSSFKGGSGSLRARPCLFPPAKLIQLKSRQRQKPTLVVSGKASSSPAVEQPSSSSPARFRLDNLGPQPGSRKKAKRKGRGHSAGQGGSCGFGMRGQKSRSGPGVMRGFEGGQMPLYRRIPKLRGIAGGMHAGLPKYVPVNLKDIEAAGFQEGDEVSLETLKSKRLINPSGRERKLPLKILGDGELSVKLTVKARAFSAAAKEKLEAAGCSLTVLPGRKKWVKPSVAKNLARAEEYFARKRAASAAASEPST; encoded by the exons ATGGcgtctctcctctccctctcttcggCTCCTTTAACGAGGCTCGCCGTCGTCTCCAATCATCCCTCTTCCTCGTTCAAG GGGGGCTCCGGCAGCTTGAGAGCGAGACCGTGTTTGTTCCCTCCCGCGAAGCTGATTCAGCTGAAGAGCAGACAGCGGCAGAAGCCCACGCTCGTCGTCAGCGGCAAGGCGTCTTCGTCGCCGGCCGTCGAGCAGCCGTCGTCGTCCTCCCCCGCCCGTTTCAGGCTGGACAACCTGGGACCCCAGCCTGGGTCGAGGAAGAAGGCCAAGAGAAAGGGTAGGGGTCATTCGGCGGGCCAAGGGGGGAGCTGTGGGTTCGGGATGAGGGGCCAGAAGTCCCGGTCTGGACCGGGCGTCATGAGGGGCTTCGAGGGCGGTCAAATGCCGCTCTACCGGCGTATCCCTAAATTGCGTGGCATTGCGGGAG GCATGCATGCGGGATTACCTAAGTATGTTCCTGTCAATCTAAAGGACATTGAAGCAGCCGGATTTCAAGAAGGGGATGAGGTGTCTCTAGAGACTTTAAAGAGTAAGCGTCTGATTAACCCATCTGGAAGAGAAAGGAAACTCCCTTTGAAG ATTTTAGGAGACGGGGAACTAAGTGTCAAGTTAACTGTAAAGGCCCGTGCCTTTTCAGCAGCAGCGAAAGAGAAGCTCGAAGCTGCTGGCTGTTCCCTCACTGTCTTGCCTGGGCGAAAGAAGTGGGTTAAGCCTTCTGTTGCCAAGAACTTGGCACGTGCCGAAGAGTACTTTGCCAGGAAAAGGGCTGCATCTGCTGCTGCATCGGAACCCTCTACGTGA
- the LOC104453793 gene encoding uncharacterized protein LOC104453793 isoform X1 translates to MNLYTQISTRRERKFIFQEQRKMNPCSIQQSAFVSREEMRREAVVCPKPRRLNLFSAPIQEHHPIRPFRWHLGSQAELSDLKAGTEVLDIILTKGGNGMEEFSAQMASSPPFFCGSPPSRVANPLIKDDRFGDDSFAPFSPLSPIPTPLGPSLSPSSSSRKGGCVRASFGNKPAVRVEGFDCLNRDRRNCGIPALA, encoded by the exons AT GAACTTGTATACACAAATATCAACTCGGAGAGAGCGTAAATTTATCTTTCAAGAACAGCGAAAAATGAATCCCTGTTCGATCCAGCAAAGTGCGTTCGTGTCCCGCGAAGAAATGAGGAGAGAGGCGGTGGTTTGTCCGAAGCCTCGCCGTCTTAATTTGTTCAGCGCCCCCATCCAGGAGCACCACCCAATCAGGCCCTTCAGATGGCACTTGGg GAGCCAAGCTGAACTGAGCGATCTGAAAGCAGGGACTGAGGTTTTGGATATCATCCTGACCAAG GGTGGCAATGGTATGGAAGAATTTAGTGCACAGATGGCCTCGTCGCCCCCATTTTTTTGCGGGTCACCGCCGAGTAGAGTAGCTAACCCATTAATTAAAGATGATCGGTTCGGGGACGATAGCTTCGCCCCGTTCTCGCCGCTGTCTCCGATCCCTACCCCTTTGGGACCGTCCttgtctccatcatcttcttcaaggaAAGGAGGCTGTGTTCGCGCAAGTTTTGGGAACAAACCTGCGGTGAGAGTGGAGGGGTTCGATTGCCTCAACAGGGACCGCAGGAACTGCGGGATCCCAGCGCTGGCATAG
- the LOC104453793 gene encoding uncharacterized protein LOC104453793 isoform X2, whose product MNPCSIQQSAFVSREEMRREAVVCPKPRRLNLFSAPIQEHHPIRPFRWHLGSQAELSDLKAGTEVLDIILTKGGNGMEEFSAQMASSPPFFCGSPPSRVANPLIKDDRFGDDSFAPFSPLSPIPTPLGPSLSPSSSSRKGGCVRASFGNKPAVRVEGFDCLNRDRRNCGIPALA is encoded by the exons ATGAATCCCTGTTCGATCCAGCAAAGTGCGTTCGTGTCCCGCGAAGAAATGAGGAGAGAGGCGGTGGTTTGTCCGAAGCCTCGCCGTCTTAATTTGTTCAGCGCCCCCATCCAGGAGCACCACCCAATCAGGCCCTTCAGATGGCACTTGGg GAGCCAAGCTGAACTGAGCGATCTGAAAGCAGGGACTGAGGTTTTGGATATCATCCTGACCAAG GGTGGCAATGGTATGGAAGAATTTAGTGCACAGATGGCCTCGTCGCCCCCATTTTTTTGCGGGTCACCGCCGAGTAGAGTAGCTAACCCATTAATTAAAGATGATCGGTTCGGGGACGATAGCTTCGCCCCGTTCTCGCCGCTGTCTCCGATCCCTACCCCTTTGGGACCGTCCttgtctccatcatcttcttcaaggaAAGGAGGCTGTGTTCGCGCAAGTTTTGGGAACAAACCTGCGGTGAGAGTGGAGGGGTTCGATTGCCTCAACAGGGACCGCAGGAACTGCGGGATCCCAGCGCTGGCATAG